The Raphanus sativus cultivar WK10039 unplaced genomic scaffold, ASM80110v3 Scaffold1723, whole genome shotgun sequence genome contains the following window.
GCTAGCATTCTCCGTCGCGGCGAGTCTCGCCGCCGGAGATACATCACCGCCGTTACCGGGTTCGAGGAAAACGGCGGAGGAGATGCCGGTGAGACGCTGGACGACGTTCATGAAATCCGAGGCTGTGGTGTGGACGACTTTCGGCGAGACGGCGTAGATGACCACCGGCTCTCTAGCGGCGTAGAGCGGATCTTGGTCGCGATGCTGACGCGGAGGAGGAGCAGGGTGTTTGGGAGGTTTCTTGATCTTGTGAGAGTCTTTGTGGACGCTGAGAGGTGAGGGACGTTGACCATAGATCTGAAGCTGACGTTTCTGGTTCTGCTGGTCGGAAGTATTGCCGCCGCCAAAAAACTCCGACGGATCCatttattttctcaaaaagGAGTTTTTCTTCCGAGCgagtttgtgttcttgttgtttGGTTTGGGAATCGAAATGAATCTTTTTGTCGACGAGCTAATATTGaccaaaacatttataaacaaaaataaaaattcatttggTTTCTTCGACCGATTAGTTTGACTTTTAAAATGTTGACTTTTTGCACTCAACTAGTCTTTTTTACGGCACATGCTCGGTTTAGGAAGTTCTTAATCTTGTCTTCCGTTGAAACTAGCAGGAAAGTTCTTATGAATCATTCATTATCACTTAATCAGTGACAACAacattttaataatgttttaaatgATTAACTTATGTGCCACTAAAACCGTCCAAAGGGCCAGCCACTTGATTAGGTCATctgatttaaaagaaaacacacaaaacatgttttaaaaatacatcttaactttatttttattaatgtttatagataaataaaatagataaagttttaaattaaaataatattggtTATACATTTTTAGTTACAATACTTTGAggtatcatatttgaatatgaaAACTTCTTTAAATTATGATATGCATTCATATATAATtgatgataatttatttatggaCCTAAAACTTCTACGAAATCAATACCAAAAAAagttataagaatatttttttaaatggaaaagtattatcaaaatatataaattgtatatatCACATATTATTGACTATTCTAAAGCCAGTCACCACAAttgaaagaatatttttttttaacattggAGCAGATAGCTAATTAAGTATGGTCTAACATGTCTTATAAACAGTGACAGAGCTAGAAATATTTTTGACCGAGGtcacaatatataaaatttaatatttaaattatacatatatataacaaaaaaacatttttacaaaTTAATGGAGCCATatgaaaattaaacataaattagtGGGGTCAAATACcaaattttaactaaattttgtaataattttagaaaagtATAGACTAAAACTTTTTTCTCCCAATTTTACTGGGATCACTTGACCCCACCACTACCACTGTGCCTTCGCCCGTgcacataaataattatataggttaattttttattgattgataAAACTTATGATTAGAAATTTTGATTACATAAATTTAATAATGAATGCTTTTGtaagaaaaacattaaaattaattttattgttttataactaattaataaaatttgattgttttatgcaaatttagaaaaaaaaatcatcaagatgcataattcaaaatttagtttaagaCAATGTAAACGTTACCGACACTGTGTGCCACCACAAAAGCGACGAACATGTCATTTATGATGATTTAATTCGTAATATGATGAGTGACACTGCATGATATGTTTGGAATTGAAGTAAACCTAAAAGACTAAGACCTATTAACGctagttgttttttttaaataataactagattttgatccgtccataaaagggcgggtatgtcttattttataatttttaataatttttaataatttaatttttatatttgtagtttttagttatttttgtactttttattgtataatatttttgatataattgataaaaattttaatctattctattaatttagtaTCGTGATTCATGaccaattgatttttttttacgacaAACCGCTATTCTAttcatgaccaattgataaaaaGTCACATCTaactactttttatttatattacctacttaaaaataaatcatatatttttataaccgTAACCACCTTTATTAATCAATACATATCTCCTATCCAGAATTCTCGGACCCATTTCTTTCTAATACAACTGGGTTGCGTTTCTCCTTTTGTCAATATTCAAacattttttctgtttaattcaGCCCAAATGCTATTCAATAATTTCAATCTATTTTTCGAATTTTGACCTTTTATAATGAATATAACACGTTAGTTGATGTAATAAATTTATACAGTTACATTATTGACATAATATAATGATGTTTTGAGTACTCTTTATAGTATCGGGTAAtacatataaaatgttattattatattgtagccgttttatatttgttaataaacaaaaataaaacatttattgtaGTTTTACTTTCCGTCTTTTTTAAAGACGGATCATAATCtagtatttatattaaaatacttGGATCATACCTATATTAATAGGTCATGTTTATGTtctaatagtatatatttaaataattattaattttaaaattattttattttttattatatatcgtaactctaaatttttatagaaaatgtttaaaatatattttattttacaaataaaatataaataatttaaattttaaaagtttactaaacttttaaacattactttttaatattgatatattttaatttattttattaaattagaaaaatgacctattgatataggtttGTTCCAcctattttaataaagttaaaaccttttactaatcatttaagaatttttttacacaaatatgattacaaagaaaaaataaatatgaataaaaagatacaaatataaaaattaaatttctaaaaaaatctaaaacagaAAGTATATCCGCTCTTTGAAAAACGGGTCAGAATCTAAATTCTATTATATTATTCTAtagagtttaaaaaaatatatccgtccttAGAATTAAATTACTTACATAGTTAATCATGGTCAATCTAATAACTCAATGACCTAAATGTAATCAAATTCAACATCTAGACTGtgtttaaaaacattaattaaaccATAGTTCATTCCCATTAATttgtattataatatttattaaagtatagtatcaatattattgtttttaaatgatataatttttatttattggacTTCGTAAGGTAGTTGACAGTTTTGATATGGAAAGTAGTGAATCggtaatattttgaaattaataggTCTTTATAAAATGTACATACATCTTAGAAATAGTTacacaattattttattagtaagaATGGAAGTGAATTTATCTGATGgatcagaaaaaataaaaaaatattcacctGACATATATAACCGTGTATTACGTAAGGATCCGAAAATTTTGGAACAAAGGTGGAAGTTAAAAAACTATTTCATTAAAATGGTTACatgatatatctatataattgtttagatgcattatattttaagttggatataacttttatcaatagggcatgatccaaaattaatagtattgattaacGCTTTCAcgttattactttttttttcaatagaaCATTGGTCCTTTTAATTCAATATATTGCAGCTTGAAAATATGTGATTGGCCTTACTAACTAATAAATTatgtaaatgataaaaataagtttaaagGTTAATTTAATTTCAGGAATAcaacaaaatgaaaattgatCTGTTTATTTTCCATGAAACTTGTCAGCACCGTGCTTTTTTAAAATGGATGAAGTATAGGATGTAACTTACGTAATCAACCTTTGCAGGAAATTTCTTAGGATGTTTGTTGGTTATGTATGCAAACCAGTAATTTTGTGATTGATCTAGTATGGAGACATTTTGTTGTCTCTTCTCCAAAGAGTATCTGGTTATTATTGCCCCACAAATAGAAAACCCGGTTATTTGATTGAACTTGAAAGCATTTGGAAATTGGACTTTCATTTTCTAAAGCCCACATTTTGCTTCTGGATTACCCCAATCAATTCACTTAACTCTCAAGGGTAACTAAAATTTTAGAGAAATTGAAATATAGTAAAGTGAGGTATTCAATTTAGAAGTTTAACTGAATTTTAAagaattaaatttttcattaaattacttttatttaattatgtatttcataaacttttgaaaagttttttttcttggattATGAATTTGAAACTAttctactaaaatattttaaattctaatgTTATTCAGttcactaattttttatttctaccaaatatttgtgttatttaattttggtaGATTTTATGGTAATTCTATTTGAAAAGAATTTAATAGAAACtttattgtaaaatataaagaatttcAGATTTAAGATAGGATTTGAAGAGAgtttttatatcatttatttattagataGGTATGTTGAAGTTATTGATACGATAGATTTGGTTTGtgtattaaaattattttaaacccGCTTGAAGTACGATGGTCGCAAGCAACACCATCACCGAGACCATGactataatgttttttttttgtggttaaAATTTTTTTGGgtacttagagcatctccaataaACCTTCTCATTTTTAATGGAGTTCACCCTTAAAATAAAGGATGAAGAGATGGTTCTCCAACAATCACCCtcaaatttactttttaaaaaattcacaaTTTACACTTTAGTCCTAAAtactattaataattaacaataatcattaaactttcaaaaataaaaataacatactatttgaatcatattaaaataaaatatttttgagaaaaaaataaatatataattaaatataactataagtagtataaaaagtattaaaaaaataattttaatcaagataattttaagaaaatataacgaTAAGtactaaaatatgatatataaaaagttattcaTGCTATTGTCAAACATATATAATTGTAGGGACTGAAATGAAAAGTAAATAGTGTTTAAGGGACTCAACAGTACTCCCTCAAATTTGAGGGTCTACTGTTCACCCCCTTATAATTTGAAGGGATAAGGATCTGTTGGAGTGCAAAAGCCTTCAAAAAATGAGGGGATAAAGGTctattggagatgctcttagagtcttgtttttttcttcttctctaaaAAGATTTATTGgaaaatcttttataaaaaatcaaattactgACAAATTTGGGtcaattataaaactaatttgtttacccaaaaaatcttgtcaataatttttttcgttttttttgttaacaaagaaaactaaaataacatatttcTCTGCAGGAAATTTCTTAAGATATTTGGTTCGCTTATGTGTACAAACCTGTAATTTTGTGATTGGTCGGTTATAGAgactttttgttttctcttggCCAAAGACAGTCTGGTTATTGCTGACCCACAAATAGAAAAGCCGGTTCTTTGAATGAACTTGAAAGGGTCGTCAAAGAAAAGAATGAGCTTGAAAGTCATTCCGAAAATGGACATTCATTTTCTAAAGCCCACTTCTAGTTTAGCCCAATCAATT
Protein-coding sequences here:
- the LOC130504664 gene encoding protein MKS1-like, with the translated sequence MDPSEFFGGGNTSDQQNQKRQLQIYGQRPSPLSVHKDSHKIKKPPKHPAPPPRQHRDQDPLYAAREPVVIYAVSPKVVHTTASDFMNVVQRLTGISSAVFLEPGNGGDVSPAARLAATENASPRGGKEPAPAAEISTAMEEAAEFSGYAAPGILSPSPAMLPTASTGIFSQMGGMFSPGIPPGLFSPAGLMSPFGFGSWVASPTFADVFSHIWDS